A stretch of the Ictidomys tridecemlineatus isolate mIctTri1 chromosome 5, mIctTri1.hap1, whole genome shotgun sequence genome encodes the following:
- the Isca2 gene encoding iron-sulfur cluster assembly 2 homolog, mitochondrial, with protein sequence MAAARGLSLTATALRAVIPWRRGRLSASCPGLQTRWEASSSSPEASEGQIHLTDSCVRRLLEITEGSEFLRLEVEGGGCSGFQYKFSLDTVVNPDDRVFEQGGARVVVDSDSLAFVKGAQVDFSQELIRSSFQVLNNPQAEQGCSCGSSFSVKL encoded by the exons ATGGCGGCCGCCAGGGGCCTGTCCTTAACGGCCACGGCCCTGAGAGCGGTCATTCCCTGGCGGAGGGGCAG GCTCTCCGCATCCTGTCCGGGACTTCAGACGCGTTGGGAGGCATCGTCTTCCAGCCCCGAGGCTAGCGAAGGGCAGATCCACCTTACAGACAGCTGCGTCCGG AGGCTTCTGGAAATCACCGAAGGGTCAGAATTCCTCAggctggaggtggagggaggtggaTGCTCGGGATTCCAGTACAAATTTTCACTGGATACAGTTGTCAACCCCGACGACAG AGTATTCGAACAGGGTGGGGCAAGAGTTGTGGTTGATTCTGATAGCTTGGCCTTCGTAAAGGGGGCCCAGGTGGACTTCAGCCAAGAACTGATCCGAAGCTCATTTCAAGTGTTGAACAATCCTCAAGCAGAGCAAGGCTGCTCCTGTGGGTCATCCTTCTCTGTCAAACTTTGA